In Anomalospiza imberbis isolate Cuckoo-Finch-1a 21T00152 chromosome 10, ASM3175350v1, whole genome shotgun sequence, the following proteins share a genomic window:
- the DAW1 gene encoding dynein assembly factor with WD repeat domains 1, with amino-acid sequence MALRRLLLRYFPPGIILEYVEGVESKTRSIDLLDLKPDTDVTALVEEIQKREPLITASCLEHVTYLVQRLQENLGEKQNHKFSLFKVLRTHVLPLTNVAFNKSGSRFITGSYDRTCKLWDTASGEELHSLEGHRNVVYAIAFNNPYGDKIATGSFDKTCKLWSTETGKCYHTFRGHSAEIVCLAFNPQSTLLATGSMDTTAKLWDVEKGEEVATLNGHSAEIIALSFNTTGDRIITGSFDHTVAVWDVGTGRLLHTLVGHRGEISSAQFNWDCSLIVTGSMDKTCMLWNAVTGTHIATLAGHSREVLDVCFDYAGQRIATASADGSARVYNAGTKQCIAKLEGHEDEISKVCFNPKGNCILTASSDKTARLWDAATGHCLQILEGHADEIFSCAFNYKGDTIITGSKDNSCRIWH; translated from the exons atGGCGCTGAGGCGGCTCCTGCTGCGCTACTTCCCGCCGG gaattatCTTGGAGTACGTAGAAGGTGTTGAGTCAAAGACCAGATCAATAGATCTGCTTGATCTTAAACCTGA CACAGATGTTACAGCCTTAGTAGAAGAAATCCAAAAAAGAGAACCTCTCATCACAGCTTCCTGCTTGGAACACGTCACATATCTAGTACAAAGATTGCAGGAGAATCTAGGGGAAAAACAGAATCAcaaattctctctttttaag GTGCTTAGAACACACGTATTGCCTCTGACTAATGTCGCATTTAACAAATCTGGTTCCCG CTTTATCACTGGAAGCTATGATAGAACCTGCAAACTGTGGGATACAGCATCGGGAGAAGAGCTGCATTCGCTGGAGGGACACAGAAATGTTGTCTATGCAATAGCTTTCAATAACCCCTATGG tGACAAGATTGCCACTGGATCTTTTGATAAAACCTGCAAACTGTGGAGTACGGAAACAGGAAAATGTTATCATACCTTCAGAGGACATAGTGCAGAAATA GTGTGTTTAGCATTTAATCCTCAGAGCACACTGTTGGCAACTGGAAGCATGGATACCACTGCCAAATTATGGGATGtagagaaaggagaagaagTAGCCACTTTGAAT GGACACTCAGCAGAAATTATTGCTCTGTCTTTCAATACCACTGGAGACAGGATCATCACTGGCTCCTTTGACCATACAGTAGCAGTATGGGATGTTGGCACTGGCAG GTTGTTACATACTTTAGTAGGCCACCGAGGAGAAATTAGCAGTGCCCAGTTCAACTGGGACTGTTCTCTCATTGTCACTGGATCAATGGACAAAACGTGCATG CTGTGGAAtgctgtgacagggacacacaTAGCGACgctggcagggcacagcagggaggtGCTGGATGTGTGCTTTGACTACGCCGGGCAGCGCATTGCAACAGCCTCTGCCGATG GGTCAGCAAGAGTCTATAATGCAGGAACAAAACAGTGCATTGCAAAGCTAGAAGGGCATGAAGATGAAATTTCAAAG gtgtGTTTCAACCCTAAAGGCAATTGCATACTAACAGCCAGCTCTGATAAAACAGCTCGGCTCTGGGATGCTGCTACTGGACACTGCCTTCAGATATTAGAAGGTCATGCTGATGAGATCTTCTCCTGTGCTTTTAACTACAAAGGTGATACAATCATTACAG GGAGCAAGGATAACTCCTGTAGAATCTGGCACTGA